One genomic window of Rhizomicrobium sp. includes the following:
- a CDS encoding alpha/beta hydrolase, with protein sequence MGELGIGEPYATLTLKDGRRLGYLDVGKAGGPVVFHFHGHGSSRLEALMLEEAANKLGLRVIAFDRPGVGYSDPKEGDRLLDWPDDVAQAADQLGIERFAVQGMSAGGPYALACAERLGDRVTACSLVSAVPPPEIARRTGPRVRRLAWWVAHRYPKYLRRRLMQFRPDGPPREDAVRQRMLRVAQWLGGEDLRLMQMAEMREILARTMMETARQSGAGNRAEIERLVRPWGFDIARLTGPRFFVWHGDEDRIMPIGPARVMARRLRNATATFYAGEGHFSVLVNRAHDLLAVLRP encoded by the coding sequence ATGGGCGAGCTCGGAATCGGCGAACCCTATGCGACGCTGACCCTGAAGGACGGGCGCAGGCTCGGCTATCTCGATGTCGGCAAGGCCGGCGGGCCGGTCGTGTTCCATTTCCATGGCCACGGCTCCTCGCGGCTGGAAGCCCTGATGCTGGAGGAGGCGGCGAACAAGCTCGGTCTGCGCGTCATCGCGTTCGACCGGCCGGGCGTCGGCTATTCCGACCCCAAGGAGGGCGACCGCCTGCTCGACTGGCCGGACGACGTGGCGCAGGCCGCCGACCAGCTCGGCATCGAACGCTTCGCGGTGCAGGGCATGTCGGCCGGCGGGCCCTATGCGCTGGCCTGCGCCGAACGGCTCGGCGACCGCGTCACCGCCTGCTCGCTGGTCAGCGCCGTGCCGCCGCCGGAGATCGCGCGCCGCACCGGACCGCGCGTGCGCCGCCTCGCCTGGTGGGTCGCCCATCGCTATCCCAAATATCTGCGCCGCCGCCTGATGCAGTTCCGGCCCGACGGGCCGCCGCGCGAGGACGCGGTGCGCCAGCGCATGCTGCGCGTCGCGCAATGGCTGGGCGGCGAGGACCTCCGCCTGATGCAGATGGCGGAGATGCGCGAGATCCTCGCCCGCACCATGATGGAGACCGCGCGGCAGAGCGGCGCCGGCAACCGCGCCGAGATCGAACGGCTGGTGCGGCCCTGGGGCTTCGACATCGCGCGCCTGACCGGCCCGCGCTTCTTCGTGTGGCATGGCGACGAGGACCGCATCATGCCGATCGGCCCGGCCCGCGTCATGGCGCGGCGGCTCAGGAACGCGACCGCGACCTTCTACGCCGGCGAGGGCCATTTCTCGGTCCTGGTCAACCGGGCCCACGACCTGCTCGCTGTCTTGCGGCCGTAA
- a CDS encoding OsmC family protein, whose translation MSEPQEGTRLVARAGARLAEARYRTDIRAGHHALIADESVSAGGADAGPSPFAYVLAGLGACTAITLRMYAEHKKWPLTGLGVDLEYYRDDKAFRVERMLHIEGALDAEQRARLADIAERTPVTLALKAGATINTKVG comes from the coding sequence ATGAGCGAACCCCAGGAAGGCACCCGTCTGGTCGCGCGCGCCGGCGCCAGGTTGGCCGAGGCGCGCTATCGCACCGACATCCGCGCCGGCCATCACGCGCTGATCGCCGACGAGTCGGTATCCGCCGGCGGCGCCGATGCCGGGCCTTCGCCCTTCGCCTATGTGCTCGCGGGCCTGGGCGCCTGCACCGCGATCACGCTGCGCATGTATGCCGAACACAAGAAATGGCCGCTGACCGGGCTCGGCGTCGATCTGGAATATTACCGCGACGACAAGGCGTTCCGCGTCGAGCGCATGCTGCACATCGAAGGGGCGCTCGATGCCGAGCAGCGCGCCCGCCTCGCCGACATCGCCGAGCGCACGCCGGTGACGCTGGCGCTGAAGGCCGGCGCCACGATCAACACGAAGGTCGGCTGA
- the rplT gene encoding 50S ribosomal protein L20 produces MSRAPRSVPSHARRKKVLKAAKGFYGRRKNTITSANAAVDRSLQHNYIGRKEKKRNFRALWIQRINAGCRLYGLTYSRFISGLAKAGIEIDRKVLSDLATHEPEAFKALVDQAGGASA; encoded by the coding sequence ATGTCGCGCGCCCCCCGTTCCGTACCCAGCCACGCCCGCCGCAAGAAGGTCCTGAAAGCCGCCAAGGGCTTTTATGGCCGCCGCAAGAACACCATCACCTCGGCCAATGCCGCGGTCGATCGTTCGCTGCAGCACAACTATATCGGCCGCAAGGAGAAGAAGCGCAATTTCCGCGCCCTCTGGATCCAGCGCATCAACGCCGGCTGCCGCCTCTATGGCCTCACCTACAGCCGATTTATCAGCGGGCTCGCCAAGGCGGGCATCGAGATCGACCGCAAGGTCCTCTCCGATCTCGCGACGCACGAGCCCGAGGCCTTCAAGGCCCTGGTGGATCAGGCCGGCGGCGCCAGCGCGTAG
- the pheS gene encoding phenylalanine--tRNA ligase subunit alpha, whose translation MTDIRTLERDVLAAIAAAPDEAALEHVRVSALGKKGSISELLKTLGGMTADERKVNGPLFNGLRDKAGAAIAARKIELGDAALNARLAGETVDVTLPPRPSPQGSIHPVSQVFDEITTILGDLGFTVGEGPDVEYDDYNFTKLNIPPDHPARQMQDTFYLAKQADGSQHILRTHTSPVQVRTMLKQKPPIRVVAPGRTYRVDSDATHSPMFHQFELLVIDKDIHLGHLKWTIEEFCKAFFEVDKVELRARPSFFPFTEPSVEWDLRCDRSVPGRITFGQGNDWLELGGSGMVNPKVLEMCGLDPDVHQGFAFGGGIDRLGMLKYGIPDIRSFFESDLRWLRHYGFAALDMPTLDGGLSR comes from the coding sequence ATGACCGACATTCGAACTCTCGAACGCGACGTCCTCGCCGCCATCGCCGCCGCGCCGGACGAAGCCGCGCTCGAACATGTCCGCGTTTCCGCCCTCGGCAAGAAGGGCTCGATCAGCGAGCTCCTGAAGACGCTCGGCGGCATGACCGCGGATGAGCGCAAGGTCAACGGCCCGCTGTTCAACGGCCTGCGCGACAAGGCCGGCGCCGCCATCGCCGCGCGCAAGATCGAACTCGGCGACGCCGCGCTGAACGCGCGCCTGGCCGGCGAGACGGTCGATGTCACCCTGCCGCCGCGCCCGAGCCCGCAAGGCTCCATCCATCCCGTCTCCCAGGTGTTCGACGAGATCACCACCATCCTCGGCGATCTCGGCTTCACCGTCGGCGAAGGCCCCGATGTCGAATACGACGACTACAATTTCACCAAGCTGAACATCCCGCCCGATCACCCGGCGCGGCAGATGCAGGACACGTTCTATCTGGCGAAGCAGGCGGACGGCAGCCAGCACATCCTGCGCACCCACACCTCGCCGGTGCAGGTGCGCACCATGCTCAAGCAGAAGCCGCCGATCCGCGTCGTCGCGCCCGGGCGCACCTATCGCGTCGATTCCGATGCCACGCATTCGCCGATGTTCCACCAGTTCGAGCTCTTGGTGATCGACAAGGACATCCATCTGGGTCATCTCAAATGGACCATCGAGGAGTTCTGCAAGGCGTTCTTCGAGGTCGACAAGGTCGAGCTGCGCGCCCGGCCGAGCTTCTTTCCCTTCACCGAACCCTCGGTGGAATGGGACCTGCGCTGCGACCGCTCGGTGCCGGGCAGGATCACCTTCGGCCAGGGCAATGACTGGCTGGAGCTCGGCGGCTCCGGCATGGTGAACCCCAAGGTGCTGGAGATGTGCGGCCTCGATCCCGACGTGCACCAGGGCTTCGCCTTCGGCGGCGGCATCGACCGGCTCGGCATGCTGAAATATGGCATCCCCGACATCCGCTCCTTCTTCGAATCCGATTTGCGCTGGCTGCGCCATTACGGCTTCGCGGCGCTCGACATGCCGACCCTCGACGGAGGGCTCAGCCGATGA
- the gloB gene encoding hydroxyacylglutathione hydrolase gives MAALEIELVPCLKDNYAYLVHDADAKLTAVVDPSEPEPVRQALSRHGWTLSHILNTHHHFDHTGGNLPLKEQFGARVVGPEKDRERIPGIDEGVGESAAWSFGARAVPVLEIPAHTRAHIAFVFDDAVFTGDTLFAMGCGRLFEGTPAMMWTSLSKLMTLPDATRVYCGHEYTLSNGRFALTLEPKNEALARRMREVEALRAKGAPTIPSTIGLEKKTNPFLRPGSAEIRQSLGLADASDVEVFAEMRKRKDNF, from the coding sequence ATGGCCGCGCTTGAGATCGAACTCGTTCCGTGCCTGAAGGACAATTACGCCTATCTGGTCCATGACGCGGATGCGAAGCTGACGGCGGTGGTCGATCCTTCCGAGCCCGAGCCGGTGCGCCAGGCGCTGTCGCGGCACGGCTGGACACTGTCCCATATCCTGAACACCCATCACCATTTCGATCACACCGGCGGGAACCTGCCGCTCAAGGAACAATTCGGCGCCAGGGTGGTGGGACCGGAGAAGGACCGCGAACGCATTCCGGGCATCGACGAGGGCGTCGGCGAAAGCGCGGCCTGGTCGTTCGGCGCGCGCGCGGTGCCGGTGCTGGAGATCCCGGCGCATACCCGCGCCCATATCGCCTTCGTGTTCGACGACGCGGTGTTCACCGGCGACACGCTGTTCGCGATGGGCTGCGGCCGGCTGTTCGAGGGCACGCCGGCGATGATGTGGACGAGCCTGTCCAAGCTGATGACGCTGCCCGACGCGACGCGGGTCTATTGCGGCCATGAATACACGCTGAGCAATGGCCGTTTCGCGCTGACGCTGGAGCCGAAGAACGAGGCGCTGGCGCGGCGCATGCGCGAGGTCGAGGCCCTGCGCGCCAAGGGGGCGCCGACCATCCCGTCGACCATCGGGCTCGAGAAGAAGACCAATCCGTTCCTGCGGCCCGGCTCGGCCGAGATCCGCCAATCGCTGGGACTGGCCGATGCGAGCGACGTCGAGGTGTTCGCCGAGATGCGCAAGCGGAAGGATAATTTCTAG
- the msrB gene encoding peptide-methionine (R)-S-oxide reductase MsrB: protein MTIKKTEQEWRSELSPAAYRVLREHGTEPAGSSPLNREKRDGEFLCAGCGAALYDSATKYESGSGWPSFYKAKEGAVATRTDASFGMVRDEVTCANCGGHLGHVFPDGPRPTGLRYCMNGTALKFEPKS from the coding sequence ATGACCATCAAGAAGACCGAACAGGAATGGCGCAGCGAACTCAGCCCGGCGGCGTACCGCGTGCTGCGCGAGCACGGGACAGAGCCCGCCGGATCGAGCCCGCTCAACCGCGAGAAGCGGGACGGCGAATTTCTCTGCGCCGGCTGCGGCGCGGCGCTTTACGACTCCGCGACCAAATATGAGAGCGGCTCGGGCTGGCCGAGTTTCTACAAGGCCAAGGAGGGCGCGGTCGCGACCAGGACCGATGCCAGCTTCGGCATGGTGCGGGACGAGGTCACCTGCGCCAATTGCGGCGGCCATCTCGGCCATGTCTTTCCCGACGGACCGCGCCCGACCGGGCTGCGCTATTGCATGAACGGCACGGCGCTGAAATTCGAGCCGAAGTCCTGA
- a CDS encoding VanZ family protein yields MRQIDTWLIAPAIAVVVFGELTHSSLTQELEIDVWDKALHFTAYFGLALMTTIAVRADRRALWWALGLVALGGGLEIVQGMTGRDADIFDELANTLGVLAGLGLGWAGIAVLKARKVVADEAAPSDG; encoded by the coding sequence TTGCGCCAGATCGACACCTGGCTGATCGCGCCCGCGATCGCCGTGGTCGTGTTCGGGGAGCTGACCCATTCCTCCCTGACCCAGGAACTCGAAATCGACGTCTGGGACAAGGCGCTGCACTTCACGGCCTATTTCGGGCTGGCGCTGATGACCACCATCGCGGTGCGCGCCGACCGCCGGGCGCTGTGGTGGGCCCTGGGACTGGTGGCGCTGGGCGGCGGGCTGGAGATCGTCCAGGGCATGACCGGCCGCGACGCTGACATTTTCGACGAACTCGCCAACACGCTGGGCGTGCTCGCGGGGCTCGGGCTCGGCTGGGCGGGCATCGCCGTGCTGAAGGCGCGCAAGGTCGTGGCGGACGAGGCGGCCCCGTCCGACGGCTAG
- a CDS encoding carbohydrate porin, with the protein MKRRYWAASCLALLAAAPALADDAVPETWSLHGQATFVWQFQPAFRSPFQGANSLNPVANGRETFDLTLFAGARLWDGGEAYVNPEIDQGFGLSNTLGAAGFPSGEAYKVGKAAPYFRLQRLFFRQTFDLGGDSQAVAPGANQLGGARGADNLVLTAGKFSVTDIFDTNSLAHDPKSDFLNWSLIDTGAFDYAADAWGYSYGFAAEWTQDWWTLRAGLFDLSRVPNTTQLVRGFGQYEAMSELEIRQTLFGPPGTVKLLAWVNRGRMGSYRDAVALGLATHSAPDTALVRRPADRGGFVLNVEQQIDGNWSAFLRFGFDDGSTEAFEFTEINRTVALGLALKGGAWGRADDTVGLAGVDNTLSRSAQDYFAAGGLGILIGDGALPRYRDEFVLEAYYSAAATDWLSLSLDYQWIANPAYNAERGPISVFGLRLHAAA; encoded by the coding sequence ATGAAGCGCCGATACTGGGCCGCGTCGTGTCTGGCGCTTCTCGCCGCCGCGCCGGCGCTGGCCGACGACGCGGTGCCCGAGACCTGGTCGCTGCACGGGCAGGCGACGTTCGTGTGGCAATTCCAGCCGGCGTTCCGTTCGCCGTTCCAGGGCGCCAACAGCCTTAATCCCGTCGCCAATGGCCGCGAGACGTTCGACCTCACGCTGTTCGCCGGCGCGCGGCTCTGGGACGGCGGCGAGGCTTACGTCAATCCGGAGATCGACCAGGGCTTCGGCCTGTCGAACACGCTGGGCGCCGCCGGCTTTCCCAGCGGCGAGGCCTATAAGGTCGGCAAGGCGGCGCCTTACTTCCGGCTGCAGCGGCTGTTCTTCCGCCAGACCTTCGACCTCGGCGGCGACAGCCAGGCGGTCGCGCCGGGCGCCAACCAACTCGGCGGCGCGCGCGGCGCCGACAACCTCGTCCTCACCGCCGGCAAGTTCTCCGTCACCGATATCTTCGACACCAACTCCCTGGCGCATGATCCGAAATCCGATTTCCTGAACTGGTCGCTGATCGACACCGGCGCGTTCGACTACGCGGCCGACGCCTGGGGCTACAGCTACGGCTTCGCGGCGGAATGGACGCAGGATTGGTGGACGCTGCGCGCCGGCCTGTTCGACCTGTCGCGGGTACCCAACACGACGCAACTGGTGCGCGGCTTCGGGCAATATGAGGCGATGTCGGAACTGGAGATACGCCAAACACTGTTCGGTCCGCCGGGCACCGTGAAGCTGCTCGCCTGGGTCAATCGCGGCCGCATGGGATCCTACCGGGATGCGGTGGCGCTCGGCCTTGCGACGCACAGCGCGCCCGACACGGCGCTGGTCCGCCGCCCGGCCGACCGTGGCGGCTTCGTGCTGAACGTCGAACAGCAGATCGACGGCAACTGGTCCGCTTTCCTGCGCTTCGGCTTCGACGACGGCAGCACGGAGGCATTCGAATTCACCGAGATCAACCGCACGGTGGCGCTCGGCCTCGCGCTCAAGGGCGGCGCCTGGGGGCGGGCGGACGATACGGTCGGCCTTGCCGGCGTCGACAACACGCTCTCGCGTTCCGCCCAGGATTATTTCGCGGCCGGCGGGCTCGGCATCCTGATCGGCGACGGCGCGCTGCCGCGCTATCGCGACGAGTTCGTCCTGGAGGCCTATTACAGCGCCGCGGCGACCGACTGGCTGTCGCTCAGCCTCGACTATCAGTGGATCGCGAACCCCGCCTACAACGCCGAACGCGGCCCCATCTCGGTCTTCGGCCTGCGCCTGCATGCCGCCGCGTGA
- the rpmI gene encoding 50S ribosomal protein L35: protein MPKMKTKSGAKKRFKFTANGKIKTHQVGKRHRLINNSPARTRNLRGMAVLSESETQRVKRWMPYGGGI, encoded by the coding sequence ATGCCCAAGATGAAGACCAAATCGGGCGCCAAGAAGCGCTTCAAGTTCACCGCGAACGGCAAGATCAAGACCCATCAGGTCGGCAAGCGCCATCGCCTGATCAACAACTCGCCGGCGCGCACGCGCAATCTGCGCGGCATGGCGGTGCTGTCGGAATCCGAAACCCAGCGCGTCAAGCGCTGGATGCCGTATGGCGGAGGGATCTGA
- the pheT gene encoding phenylalanine--tRNA ligase subunit beta yields MKFTLSWLKEHLATDADAATIADKLTSIGLEVESVEDAGARLKDFVVGEVLTAEKHPNADKLRLCTVNAGDAAPLQIVCGAPNARAGIKVVLARPGTVIPVTGEALKVGTIRGVESRGMMCSARELLLGEDHDGIIELPADAKVGEPVAKALGLTDPVIDVNLTPNRGDAAGVYGIARDLAASGLGTLKDGSVAPVPGAFPAPKTITLDFDAASKDACPLFAGRLVRGVKNGPSPKWVQDRLKAVGLRPISALVDVTNLLSLDRARPLHVFDADKLTGNLHARLAKDGEQLEALDGKTYTLDPQMTVIADDAAARGIAGVMGGEDSGCSETTVNVFIESAYFDPIRTARTGRKLGIVSDARYRFERGVDPQFVVPGLELATRLILDWCGGEPSDIVVAGEVPAWQRTIAFDPAYVARLGGIDVSKAETVSILTRLGFAVEDGAPLKVTPPSWRGDVHGKADLVEEVVRIHGLNKVPSAPLSRANPVAKPTLTPAQRRTRIVRRTLAARGFNETIGFSFIPRAHAALFGGGDAARQVENPIAADLDALRPSVLPSLLAAAQRNVARGFHDLMLFEVGAQFDSGMPEAQATVAAGIRTGEGVRSWTRSAHPADAFDVKADMLAVLEAAMGAAMTAPVKANAPSWYHPGRSGTLALGPKVLATFGEVHPKVLAAFDLKGPVAAFEVILDAIPESKAKGKARAVFAPSPYQAIERDFAFLVDAKVSADEVLRAARGAERNLIEQATLFDVYEGKGVPDGQKSLAIAIRIQPRDKTLTDPEIEALAQKIVAAVAKATGAVLRT; encoded by the coding sequence ATGAAATTCACCCTCTCCTGGCTCAAGGAGCATCTTGCGACCGACGCCGACGCGGCGACGATCGCCGACAAGCTCACCTCGATCGGCCTCGAAGTGGAATCGGTGGAAGACGCCGGCGCGCGGCTGAAGGATTTCGTCGTCGGCGAGGTCCTCACCGCCGAGAAGCATCCCAATGCCGACAAGCTGCGCCTCTGCACCGTGAACGCGGGCGACGCCGCGCCGCTGCAGATCGTTTGCGGCGCGCCGAATGCGCGGGCGGGGATCAAGGTCGTGCTGGCGCGCCCGGGAACGGTGATCCCGGTGACCGGCGAGGCACTCAAGGTCGGCACCATCCGCGGCGTCGAATCGCGCGGCATGATGTGCTCCGCGCGCGAGCTTCTGCTCGGCGAGGATCACGACGGCATCATCGAACTGCCGGCCGACGCCAAGGTCGGCGAGCCGGTGGCGAAGGCGCTCGGCCTCACCGATCCGGTGATCGACGTCAACCTGACGCCCAATCGGGGCGACGCGGCCGGGGTCTACGGCATCGCGCGCGATCTCGCCGCGTCGGGCCTGGGCACGCTCAAGGACGGCTCGGTCGCGCCGGTGCCGGGCGCATTCCCCGCGCCCAAGACCATCACGCTCGATTTCGATGCCGCGAGCAAGGACGCCTGCCCGCTCTTCGCCGGCCGGCTGGTGCGCGGCGTCAAGAACGGCCCCTCGCCCAAATGGGTGCAGGACCGCCTGAAGGCCGTGGGCCTTCGGCCGATCTCGGCGCTGGTCGATGTCACCAATCTCTTGTCGCTCGACCGCGCCAGGCCGCTGCATGTGTTCGACGCCGACAAGCTGACCGGCAATCTCCACGCCCGCCTCGCGAAAGACGGCGAGCAATTGGAAGCGCTGGACGGCAAGACCTACACGCTCGATCCGCAAATGACCGTCATCGCCGACGACGCGGCGGCGCGCGGCATCGCCGGCGTGATGGGCGGCGAGGACAGCGGCTGTTCGGAAACGACGGTCAATGTCTTCATCGAATCGGCCTATTTCGATCCGATCCGCACCGCGCGGACCGGTCGCAAGCTCGGCATCGTGTCGGATGCGCGCTACCGCTTCGAACGCGGTGTCGATCCGCAATTCGTCGTGCCGGGCCTCGAACTCGCCACGCGGCTCATCCTCGACTGGTGCGGCGGCGAGCCGTCGGACATCGTCGTCGCCGGCGAAGTGCCGGCGTGGCAGCGGACCATCGCGTTCGACCCCGCCTATGTCGCGCGCCTCGGCGGCATCGACGTGTCCAAGGCGGAAACGGTTTCGATCCTGACCCGCCTCGGCTTCGCGGTCGAAGACGGCGCACCGCTGAAGGTCACGCCGCCGTCCTGGCGCGGCGATGTTCACGGCAAGGCCGATCTGGTGGAAGAGGTCGTGCGCATCCACGGCCTCAACAAGGTGCCGTCGGCGCCGCTCTCCCGCGCCAATCCCGTCGCCAAGCCGACGCTGACGCCGGCCCAGCGCCGCACCCGCATCGTGCGTCGCACGCTGGCGGCGCGCGGCTTCAACGAGACGATCGGCTTCTCGTTCATTCCGCGCGCCCATGCCGCGCTGTTCGGCGGCGGCGACGCCGCGCGCCAGGTGGAGAACCCGATCGCCGCCGATCTCGACGCGCTGCGCCCCAGCGTGCTGCCCTCGCTGCTGGCCGCCGCCCAGCGCAATGTCGCGCGGGGATTCCACGATTTGATGCTGTTCGAGGTCGGCGCCCAGTTCGACAGCGGCATGCCCGAGGCCCAGGCCACGGTCGCGGCCGGCATCCGCACCGGCGAAGGCGTGCGGAGCTGGACCAGGTCCGCCCATCCCGCCGACGCGTTCGATGTGAAGGCCGACATGCTGGCCGTGCTCGAAGCCGCCATGGGCGCGGCGATGACCGCGCCGGTGAAGGCGAACGCGCCGTCCTGGTATCATCCGGGCCGCTCCGGCACGCTGGCGCTGGGGCCGAAAGTGCTCGCCACCTTCGGCGAGGTCCATCCCAAGGTCCTGGCGGCGTTCGACCTCAAGGGCCCGGTCGCGGCGTTCGAGGTCATCCTCGACGCCATCCCGGAGTCCAAGGCGAAGGGCAAGGCCCGCGCCGTGTTCGCGCCCTCGCCCTATCAGGCGATCGAGCGCGATTTTGCGTTCCTGGTGGACGCGAAGGTCAGCGCCGACGAAGTCCTGCGCGCCGCTAGGGGCGCCGAGCGCAACCTGATCGAGCAGGCGACGCTCTTCGACGTCTATGAAGGCAAGGGCGTGCCGGACGGCCAGAAATCGCTGGCCATCGCCATCCGCATCCAGCCCAGGGACAAGACGCTGACCGATCCCGAGATCGAGGCGCTGGCGCAGAAGATCGTCGCCGCCGTCGCCAAGGCCACCGGCGCGGTGCTGCGGACATAA
- a CDS encoding MAPEG family protein: protein MSFIHALPVFAPSLGGLGTEFTMLALAVALGLFQILIAARTGNGQRGLKWNVGARDEPPPPVSKVAGRLERASRNFMETFPFFAVVVILLALAGRHNWATVWGSEIYLAARIVYLPLYGFGVPGLRTLVWLVSLLAIVLLLAALFFPAI, encoded by the coding sequence ATGTCATTCATCCACGCTCTGCCGGTTTTCGCGCCGTCGCTGGGCGGTCTCGGCACGGAATTCACGATGCTGGCGCTTGCCGTGGCGCTGGGGCTGTTCCAGATCCTGATCGCGGCGCGCACCGGCAACGGCCAGCGCGGCCTCAAATGGAATGTCGGGGCGCGCGACGAGCCGCCGCCGCCGGTGAGCAAGGTCGCCGGACGGCTGGAGCGCGCCTCTCGCAATTTCATGGAGACGTTTCCGTTCTTCGCGGTGGTCGTGATCCTCCTGGCGCTGGCGGGGCGGCACAATTGGGCGACGGTGTGGGGCAGCGAGATCTATCTGGCGGCGCGCATCGTCTATCTGCCGCTCTACGGCTTCGGCGTGCCGGGATTGCGGACGCTGGTCTGGCTGGTCTCGCTTCTGGCGATCGTCCTGCTGCTCGCGGCCCTGTTCTTTCCGGCGATCTGA
- a CDS encoding GAF domain-containing protein, with amino-acid sequence MFDAERPTGTKPEIHRQLALMAEGLFAGERDGIANAANLAGLLYMGLADLNWAGFYFLRGPGLVLGPFQGKPACVRIEIGRGVCGTAAARRETVVVPDVEEFPGHIACDAASRSEIVVPLLRDGRLIGVLDLDSPVPGRFDAEDAKGLEALAALWVAASDPV; translated from the coding sequence ATGTTCGACGCCGAGCGCCCGACCGGGACCAAGCCCGAAATCCATCGCCAGCTCGCGCTGATGGCTGAGGGCCTGTTCGCCGGCGAGCGCGACGGCATCGCCAATGCCGCCAATCTCGCGGGGCTCCTTTATATGGGCCTCGCGGACCTCAACTGGGCCGGGTTCTATTTCCTGCGCGGACCGGGACTGGTGCTCGGCCCGTTCCAGGGCAAGCCGGCCTGCGTGCGGATCGAGATCGGCCGGGGCGTCTGCGGCACGGCCGCGGCCCGGCGGGAAACGGTGGTGGTGCCCGACGTCGAAGAGTTTCCCGGGCACATCGCCTGCGATGCGGCGTCGCGTTCGGAGATCGTGGTGCCGCTGCTGCGCGACGGCCGCCTGATCGGCGTGCTCGACCTCGACAGTCCCGTCCCGGGACGGTTCGACGCCGAGGACGCCAAGGGGCTGGAAGCGCTCGCCGCGCTCTGGGTCGCGGCGAGCGATCCGGTCTGA
- the mscL gene encoding large conductance mechanosensitive channel protein MscL, with translation MFKEFRTFVMRGNVIDLAVGVIIGASFTGIVNSLVKDILMPPIGLVLGGIDFSNFFVVLKGNHAVASIKAATDAGDVTLNYGLFVNTILNFLIVAFVLFLLLRQINKLKTPPPETLPVEPPEDIKLLREIRDALKSGAK, from the coding sequence ATGTTCAAGGAATTCCGCACCTTCGTGATGCGCGGCAATGTGATCGACCTGGCGGTCGGCGTGATCATCGGCGCATCCTTCACCGGCATCGTCAATTCGCTGGTCAAGGACATCCTGATGCCGCCGATCGGGCTGGTCCTGGGCGGCATCGATTTTTCGAACTTCTTCGTCGTGCTGAAGGGCAACCACGCGGTGGCGTCGATCAAGGCCGCGACCGATGCCGGCGACGTGACGCTCAACTACGGATTGTTCGTCAACACGATCCTGAACTTCCTGATCGTCGCCTTCGTGCTGTTCTTGCTGCTGCGCCAGATCAACAAGCTGAAGACGCCGCCGCCGGAGACTCTTCCCGTCGAGCCGCCGGAAGACATCAAGCTGCTGCGCGAGATCCGCGACGCGCTGAAATCGGGAGCGAAATGA
- a CDS encoding TIGR02466 family protein, whose protein sequence is MAKSYFATQIYKAQLPAGPNAALARVCLAIAREDLAGRRWAKEHGYRGYTSYASLDDLPLRAPEFAELVARIDPHVRRFARDLQFARTRLTLDSLWLNVMEPGAVHGAHIHPHSAISGTYYVSLPKGASAIRFEDPRLPLMMAAPVKRQSARDKPFVTLAPGPGTLLLWESWLRHDVPQNDSRKPRISISFNYR, encoded by the coding sequence ATGGCGAAATCCTATTTCGCGACGCAGATCTACAAGGCGCAATTGCCGGCCGGCCCCAACGCCGCACTGGCGCGCGTCTGCCTCGCCATCGCGCGCGAGGATCTGGCCGGGCGGCGCTGGGCCAAGGAGCATGGCTATCGCGGCTATACGTCTTACGCCTCGCTCGACGACCTGCCGTTGCGCGCCCCGGAATTCGCCGAGCTGGTCGCGCGGATCGATCCACATGTCCGCCGTTTCGCGCGCGACTTGCAGTTCGCGCGCACGCGACTGACGCTGGACAGCCTGTGGCTGAACGTCATGGAGCCGGGCGCGGTGCATGGCGCGCATATCCATCCGCATTCGGCGATCAGCGGGACCTATTACGTGTCGCTGCCCAAGGGCGCGAGCGCGATCCGCTTCGAGGATCCGCGCCTGCCCCTGATGATGGCCGCGCCGGTGAAGCGGCAGAGCGCGCGCGACAAGCCGTTCGTCACCCTCGCGCCCGGGCCGGGCACGCTGCTTCTGTGGGAGAGCTGGCTGCGCCACGACGTGCCGCAGAACGATTCGCGAAAGCCGCGCATCTCGATCAGCTTCAACTATCGCTGA